The sequence below is a genomic window from Oncorhynchus nerka isolate Pitt River linkage group LG7, Oner_Uvic_2.0, whole genome shotgun sequence.
GTAGAGATATGTAGAGATATGTAGGTATGTAGAGATATGTAGGTATGTAGAGATATGTAGAGATATGTAGAGATGCTGATATGTAGAGATATGTAGGTATGTAGAGATATGTAGGTATGTAGAGATATGTAGAGATGTAGAGATATGTAGAGGTATGTAGAGATATGTAGGTATGTAGAGATATGTAGGTATGTAGAGATATGTAGAGATATGTAGAGGTATGTAGAGATATGTAGAGGTATGTAGAGATATGTAGAGATATGTAGGTATGTAGAGATATGTAGGTATGTAGAGATATGTAGGTATGTAGAGATATGTAGAGATGTAGAGATATGTAGAGATATGTAGAGATATGTAGGTATGTAGAGATATGTAGGTATGTAGAGATATGTAGAGATATGTAGGTATGTAGAGATATGTAGAGGTATGTAGAGATATGTAGAGGTATGTAGAGATATGTAGAGATATGTAGGTATGTAGAGATATGTAGGTATGTAGAGATATGTAGGTATGTAGAGATATGTAGAGATGTAGAGATATGTAGAGATATGTAGAGATATGTAGGTATGTAGAGATATGTAGGTATGTAGAGATATGTAGAGATATGTAGGTATGTAGAGATATGTAGAGGTATGTAGAGATATGTAGAGGTATGTAGAGATATGTAGAGATATGTAGGTATGTAGAGATATGTAGGTATGTAGAGATATGTAGAGATATGTAGGTATGTAGAGATATGTAGAGGTATGTAGGTATGTAGAGATATGTAGGTATGTAGAGATATGTAGAGATATGTAGGTATGTAGAGATATGTAGAGATATGTAGGTATGTAGAGATATGTAGAGATGCGTAGAGATATGTAGGTATGTAGAGATATGTAGAGATATGTAGGTATGTAGAGATATGTAGAGATATGTAGGTatgtagagatatatagagatatgtAGAGATATGTAGAGATGCTGATATGTAGGTTTTTATTCCTCTGACATGACTGACGGACATACTGTAAAATACCTTGCACACACGTATAGATTATTCACTCAAAAACCCTGGCCTGAACTACCATTTGTACAATATTTTTCCTGCCGTCTTTCTCTGTTAATAATTGCATTGGCAAGTTTCATTCCACTGACTCTGCAGTGTATTATCTTAGAGCCAGTGGCTTGAACGTCTCAGTAGTAGTCTGTTACAGTTCACGCCGTAGGCATCGAGTAGGGTCCTGGCATACAGCTGTGAGTTCTGCTGTTGGaactctatactgtactgtgtaaATGACTGGTATTTTAATCTGGAAGGGATAAGTACTTGGCTAATCGGTTAATGGCTAGTTCAAATTAATTTATACTGGCATTAAATCAGTATTGTTTGTCTCAAAAGTTTTAACCCGAACTCTGAATGGATGATGATGACAGTTTGATCGTCCTTTAAGTTTCAGAGAGAATATACTTGAGTTATTTTGTTTGTCGTTTGTTTATGACAAGAGTTCTGTGGTAAAGCTAGCCCACATATATTTGACCACTTTGTACCCACTTGTTCCCTTCGTGGATATATTGAGTCCAGCAAAAGGCCAGTCTGAATATCTAGTGAAGAAATGGTCCAATCTAGTCTAGTACACCGTGATACGGGAGGAGTCACAGCTGTTACTAATAGCCGCTCCGTAGACCAGGAAAAAGGTACTTTATTTCAGGGCTTATCTATAGGGGTGCCATATTGAATCACAAGGCCTCAATGTGAATCGGATGAGAATAGCGACCTTTAATTGTTGATGTATTTTTGTAAAGTTTGGACTAGATATAAAGTATGAGTTGAACTAGATATAGCTGGATTTTATCATCTGATTATTTGCTATTTTGTTTAGTAATCGTCAGACTTCAATTTTGTTTCTAGATTATATGAAACTGTGGCGCGTATGAAAGTTGATCCATTGGATCAGAAATGAATTTGTAATTTGCAACTGAATGAGGCTTGTCTACCATTCAAATAGTGTAAACCTGAAGGGGATCTGACACTTTACCAAATGTATATTGTGTATGTTTGTGGTGTTCATAACAATGCGATGCAAATGTTGCTTTGTCTATTTCCTCTTCCTGAAGAAATATACAAACCAGTGTAATCTAAATCAACAATCTGCAACACGATGTAATGACCATCCAGGAAGCTCTTCAGATAGGAGAGAAAATGACTGTTGTACTTCCCTGTTTGTGGTTTGCAACAGCATCTACTCTTATTTAGTATGGTTAACTTAAACAGTTGTCTGTAAACTTTATAGAAGTGAAAATTGTCTATATGAAGAATTCAAATGTTCAGATTTGTTATATAGTAATTGACTGTGTTTTGCCTTGACTCTGAGGGTTGCTAATGCTGATGGGGATTTTCAGAGGAAACTTTTAGTAACCCTCCCTACACAGTTACTTGATCTATTGAAAACGGTGTCCTGTGATATCAACACAGCTGTATTTAAAGCCTTTGTTATAAGAATGTGTAATGTTCTCTTTCTTTTACTGTCTAACATGGAAAACTGAAATGTTGTCATTTGACCTTTTGTTTTGTGTCAGTTGATATTGGGGTTATGTAGTAGCCTACCAGTTGATATTGGGGTTATGTAGTAGCCTACCAATTGATATTGGGGTTATGTAGTAGCCTACCAGTTGATATTGGGGTTATGTAGTAGCCTACCAGTTGATATTGGGGTTATGTAGTAGCCTACCAGTTGATATTGGGGTTATGTAGTAGCCTACCAGTTGATATTGGGGTGATGTAGTAGCCTACCAGTTGATATTGGGGTTATGTAGTAGCCTACCAGTTGATATTGGGGTTATGTAGTAGCCTACCAGTTGATATTGGGGTTATGTAGTAGCCTACCAGTTGATATTGGGGTTATGTCGTAGCCTACCAGTTGATATTGGGGTTATGTAGTAGCCTACCAGTTGATATTGGGGTTATGTCGTAGCCTACCAGTTGATATTGGGGTTATGTAGTAGCCTACCAGTTGATATTGGGGTTATGTAGTAGCCTACCAGTTGATATTGGGGTTATGTAGTAGCCTACCAGTTGATATTGGGGTTATGTCGTAGCCTACCAGTTGATATTGGGGTTATGTCGTAGCCTACCAGTTGATATTGGGGTTATGTAGTAGCCTACCAGTTGATATTGGGGTTATGTAGTTGCCTACCAGTTGATATTGGGGTTATGTCGTAGCCTACCAGTTGATATTGGGGTTATGTAGTAGCCTACCATTTGATATTGGGGTTATGTAGTAGCCTACCAGTTGATATTGGGGTTATGTAGTAGCCTACCAGTTGATATTGGGGTTATGTAGTAGCCTACCAGTTGATATTGGGGTTATGTAGTAGCCTACCAGTTGATATTGGGGTTATGTAGTAGCCTACCAGTTGATATTGGGGTTATGTCGTAGCCTACCAGTTGATATTGGGGTTATGTCGTAGACTACCAGTTGATATTGGGGTTATGTCGTAGCCTACCAGTTGATATTGGGGTTATGTCGTAGCCTACCAGTTGATATTGGGGTTATGTCGTAGCCTACCAGTTGATATTGGGGTTATGTCGTAGCCTACCAGTTGATATTGGGGTTATGTAGTAGCCTACCAGTTGATATTGGGGTTATGTAGTAGCCTACCAGTTGATATTGGGGTTATGTAGTAGCCTACCAGTTGATATTGGGGTTATGTAGTAGCCTACCAGTTGATATTGGGGTTATGTAGTAGCCTACCAGTTGATATTGGGGTTATGTAGTAGCCTACCAGTTGATATTGGGGTTATGTCGTAGCCTACCAGTTGATATTGGGGTTATGTCGTAGCCTACCAGTTGATATTGGGGTTATGTCGTAGCCTACCAGTTGATATTGGGGTTATGTCGTAGCCTACCAGTTGATATTGGGGTTATGTCGTAGCCTACCAGTTGATATTGGGGTTATGTCGTAGCCTACCTGCCTTGACCTCACTTAGCTGATGTAAATCAGGAATAGTAATTACATTTCCAACTTTCATACCCATTTCTCTGCTATGGTAGGAAAGATGTGACAGTCATTCTTGTATTCATGGTTGCTTGTTTCGTCACAATATGGTTTTGAACGTTTGTTTTGAACTGATGCCCGAGACTGAGCATTCTACTCAATGCATTTTAGATCAAGGGCAGATGGAGAACGTTCATAAGAATGGTATGACGCGACCGAGTGATGGAGGTGCAACCAATGAATTGATTGGCATTTAGGTTCAGTTTCAacaatatgggttagggttagttttgtCAGGTTTTTTTTGTGACCCTATGACAACCTAACATAATAAAACTGAAGTACCTTTTTTCGTGCATCAGTTTTTCTGGCACAATCTGAAGATCCTGGTTAGTTTTTCAATAATCAGTGCTAGAACAGTGAACTTGGTGGTATTGGATGTGTAATCATGATAATGAGAAAACTGAAGTGCCATAACTTCTGTACCAGTATAATTCTCATATTGGTTTTTAACATCACTATGTAGTTCAATTGGGATTTTTCTGCAATTAAATCATCTAATTGTCATTCTACTTTAGATTTCTGCTTGTTCCAGGTACATATTTTACCATATCTTCTGAAGTCAGTGTTTTTGTAGGAAAAATGCAGACTTGTGTTCTTAGTTGGCATTTTCACATTTTATAATGATTTGTTGGTGTATTTAAGTAGTTGCCTTTCAGCCTTAAACTGTGCTCTGTCCTCATTTGTTTATTTGctcaaaaaaaaatctgactTTGTGTCATTTTAATTTAATTCATTCTACGATTGTATTATTCACTCCATGTCGCACTGTTTTATGGTCATGCAAAGGTTCACTGCATTTTGATTTTAAAAACAGGAGATTATAGGACAATGAAACCTGAAGTCATTGTCTAAATTCAAATTTCCAATCATTCATTTGTCTTTTTCTAATCTTCAATGCCAAACTATTCGGCCAATAATTATTTTCTTTCAGTTCCATGCTTCTGTAGTCATTACTGGTTTTAGCCTTAAATGGAGGAAATATTACAGTATTCTGCTGTATATTAAATTGAGGAAATATTACAGTAATCTGCTGTATATTAAATGGAGGAAATATTACATTATTCTGCTGTATATTAACTTTCTGTTTATATTAAACGATTGTTACCCTTTGTTTTGACTGAGccatgttgttatgtgttgtgCATTAGGGGGGTTTAGTGGGAGTGATCGATGCACACATCACCTCACTGACATGCACCCAATCAGATTTATACTCCTCTCTGACTAAATCAAATATTTGTATATTTTACATTCCACTTAATTCTCTAATCATAAACTTTGGGGTTCAtccaatgatatatatatatatacacacacactagataacTGATAGGGGTTGCTGTTTTGAAGCCAACGCGCCTCCATTTTAGTACTACTCCACTGGTGTAACAAATATtttggttggttgtttagcaaccaAACCGATGTGCGCGCAACCATGGGGCAAAACAGACTGGTTTGACTTTGATttttgacaacatgtaaactatatttcatctccatgtttattgaaaacataaataaattggcgcaatgagcacttgttgtctctcaaatacattgttacagttgttggttagctagggAATTCTTTGCCATATTagcatcagtcaaaacacctcaaaacaggacatggtatcaagaaccaGTTAAAAAACTAGCTGAAACAAGTCACTTATGATTCCcccacatggcagtttcttgtcattgttgatagctATCTGGCCATCTAGAATCACAACAACTTGCGGACTTCTGCCAGAAGTcaagagacctggcagtgtggtgccaggacaaaacagcaaactctccctcaacgtgatcaagacaaaggagatgattgtgaactagagaaaaggaggaccaagcacgcccccattctcatcgacggggctgcagtggagcaggttgagagcttcaagttccttggtgtccacatcaccaacaaactatcatggtccaaacacaccaagacagtcgtgaagagggcacgacaataccTATTCCCCCTTAAaacactgaaaagatttggcatgggtcctcataaagttctacagctgcaccaccaagagcactggttgcatcacagcctagtatggcaactgcccagcctctacagaaggtagtgtgtacagtccagtacatcactggggccaagctcttaccatccaggacctatttattttttacctttatttaactaggcaagtcagataagaacaaattattattttcaatgacgacctaagaacagtgggttaactgccttgttcgggggcagaacaacagattgttttaccttgtcaactcagggattcaATCAAGCAACCTTttaattactagtccaacgctctaaccactaggctacctaccgctaTATACtgagtggtgtcagaggaaggccctaaaaaaatgccaaagactccagccacccaagtcatagactgttctctccggAGCTCCAAGCctcggaccaaaaggctcctaaacAGTTTCttccctcaagccataagactgctgaacagctaattaaATGTCTaactggactatttgcattgacaccccccccacacacacacacatttttaacctgctgctactcgctgtttattatctatgtatagtcactttacccctacctatatgtacattacATCATTGGGTTGTTCTATAACATTACCAACTTTCCTGAACCCGTTAGTGTTCTTGAATGACTCATTGGTGGAAACGGAAGTACCAGAATGCTAGGTTTTGTAGTCTTATCTAAACTCAAAGTACACAAACAACTTGGCTTCACTTTGGAACACATGGCAACGGTGTTACATGGAAATGAAAACAAAGTTTTGGTAACGTTAGCCAAGTGCTTATCTTGAAAAATTACTTCTACACTTGTTGGAAACGAATATGTTGCCTGTATTCAAGTTTGTTTGACAAAAAAAGGTACGCTCATTTCGTTGTAGGAGTGGGGGCACTTTTAACATTCGGtcttgtttagctagctagctaacacaactagctaacgttatagCGATTTCCTGCTATTGGTTTTATTACCACTGCCtgtagactttgttaaatacTCAACTACCACATTTGCAGTGCCTGCTATAATTTGAATTGCGAGACGCCGTATGTAGTTAAGGAATTTATATATGAAAtgtagcagacacttttatccaaagcgaattacagtcatgcgtgcacgCATGGGTGGTCTCGGGAATCGAACCCACCACGGTGcatgcgccatgctctaccaactgagctacagagggtGACAAATGTACGGCCGTCTCTGCAGCCAACCGTTGTACTATAAAAAGAGAGAACAAGGAAATGTTTTGTAGGTTATATCTACGTTTCCCCTTGTATTAGGATGATGAATTTTCTATATTGACTTTATTCATTAACGTGTCTAATAGACTGTCCTCTGTACCTTCAACTAGGTGCCTTGGTTGAAGATGGATGCAGTTCCCTGCAGTTGGAACACAACAAGAGTTCAGGAGTCGTTTGCTCGGACTAAGCCTGCATCAGACGCGCTAACAAAGCTGGCAAAACTTGTGGCACAAAAGCAAGAGAGTAAAAGCCAAAACCAACTACTGCCTgatgtgtgcccgtgtgtgtgtgcagagtgcGGACAGGGATTCTCTGACATGGCCGAGTTATTGCAccaccaacagggagaacatGCCTTACCTAAGCGTCACCGATGCCTTTCCTGTGGCAAGGagttctctctcctatcctctttgCAGTTGCACAAGTGCATTCATGATGCTGCTCCTTGTCAGGTCTGTTGTGGTAAACCTCAGCTAGATGCTCCATGCAATGCATGCAAGGCTTCAACCTCAGACTCTCAGAGTGTCCAGGATAAGTCCCTTCATCACCAGTCCCACCATCATGATAGCAGATCATATGCCTGTGCTCCGTGTGGTAAAGGCTTTAGCCAAAAGCAAGCGCTGCTTCACCATCAGCAGGCTGGCTGTAGTAAATCTGCCTCACGAACTGCAAAGGTTGTCAGCCCTCCCGCTGACTCTCCCTCGCCTGAATCTGCCCTGTCTGACTCTTCTCCCCCTGACTCTCCCCCCTCGGACTCTCCTTCCCCTGATGCCACTAGTGCTCCAGTTCCTGACAGGCCAGAACAATGCCCACTTTGCTCCAAGAGCTTTCGCTCAGGGGCTGGCCTTGCCTGCCATCAGCGATCCTCACATCAGAAGGAGTGGAGTATCTCTAAGTATCTCCCGCCAAAAGGAGGCACAAATGGGGTAAATAGAAGATCCAAGCAGAAGAGTCAACTCCTCTCCTGTCGTTCCTGTGACATGGTCTTCCCAAGCACTGCCAAGCTGTACTTGCACAGACAAGAATCCCACAGCAGAGAGAAGGATATCAGAAGAGATCCAAGGCCGCTGATTAGCAAGCGGAGGAAAAGAGAGACTTACCCGTGTGACGTTTGTGGTAAAGTGTTCTTGCACCATTTGTCACTTAAAGCACACGTCAAGAATCATAGTCAAGAACCACCAAGCCATGTTCAGCAGGTTGGGAAAGCAGCCAAGGAGCCCAAGTTAGCTGAGAAGATGCCAAAAAAGACTAAACGCAACCTATCACGGAAGATGAGAGGAACTTTGGTCAAGGCTAGCAGAGGGAGACCAAAGAAAATTCccatgaaagaggaagagggagagtttCCTTGCCCGTCTTGTGCTGAGGTGTTTTCTTTGCAGTCTGCCCTGAAGGAGCATGAGGAGTTGCATCAGCCTACAGGGAGTATGAGACACTGCAGCGTGTGCAATCAGGGCATGAGTATCTCTAAGAAGCCTGGGGCCAAGCTTCGGAGGGCCTACCATTGTGTTCCCTGCCTGAAGGCTTTTGTAACACTGGACACTTTCTTACAACACTGCCAAGATCACCTCGTTGTCAGTGGCGATGAGGAGAGGAGCTATTCAGACACTGATGGCAAAATCTGAGATGATGTACTCTTCCTTTTTTTAACAAGCTGTACTGAGTTTCCAAGAGAATATTATGTGTACAAGTACATTTTAAAGTGTGAAATATTTAGGCCTCTCGCCAGAATAGCTGTTTGGATGTAACTCATGTCAACATGCCATTCCAGTTGCAACAATACATTgaaacaacaaaaatgtgtgtgttgtctgataCCTTTTGTGACTGACCAACAATGGTACACTGGAAGCGCTGAAGACAATCTTCCTAGGCCTAAATCCTTGTCATGTTAATTCTTGATTTCTACATTTTATATCCCATCACAAATCAGATCCAACCATCCATTTGTTGATTTGGTTTAAATGAAATTAATATACGCAAGACCTAATTTAGCATGTTGCTGGATCATTAAAATATATTACTTTTCATCTTTAAAAACAACACGATTCAACTTCCAACAAATCTGGGTTGCAATattaactgcactgttacaaatAACATGGCCTAAGATGTGGTTTCAAAAATCTTTTAAATAAAGTATTTTTTTATGGAACATAGCAGTTGGAATGGACAGTGATATAGTTTACTATAATATTGACAGGTTTTGATTTGATGACTCAAATGAAGACCATATTTCCATTTaatgtgatattttttttttCAACTCTTGATGGCATTGTACTTGTAAGTGTGACACTGGTTTAGCATCAATTTCATGATTAtttacctgtgtgtgtttgtgtatgtgtgtgtgtgtgagagagagagagatatgcataCTCATGGAGCCTCTTAAGGCCGTCTAACAATGTGACATAACAGGTTCATTTTCTCTGGAAGAAGCTTTGTCTTGGATATTATTATGCAAAACAAGCAGTGATAGCAACCTTCCTGCAATTGTTTGTTAGCAATTGGTGTACCAGGTTATCCATTTTCTGCTGTtttgtaaaaaaattaaatataatAAAATCTTAAAAGAATGTCAAATGTTATTTTTAAAAAGGATTTTAGGTTTCAACTTAGGAAAGTGCCTTTGTATCCGAGTTAGCAAACTTTTCTTAGAACATACCTCATTAAAAGTATTCTCCCatgaaaatgttttgtgtttACTCCATTCGTGTAGTTACAGAATTCAACATGGCAAGACACTTGTAAGGaatatgttcttaatgttttgtacaccgtGTGTATACGAAGAGAAAAAGCAAGCTGCAATTACATCTAGTCAGTAGGCGGCGATGTGCCCACTTATGTTAGAGGAAGTCTGCATGACTGTTTCCGATTCTGCTTGTTGCGCATTCTTTCCGCCTTTTCACGAACTGAAGGAACCACTATAAAAAGAAACATGAGTAAAGCACACCCACCAGAGTTGAAAAAGTGAGTTCCTTTTTTAATACACATTTGGTCTACGATCATATTTCAATTCGcgttattggcatgacgtaacaatgtacatattgccaataTTACCATATTTCACGGTCCATTGTAAGATCATGTGCCTAGCAAGCTAACATGATTAGCTACGCGCTAGCCAACAAAGCTACCGGTAGTCGGTAACGTTAATGAATGAAAATGTCAGCTAGTTAAACCATGCAAACATGTACATTGAATATCGTTAAAAAAATGTTAATGTTTTACAAACGAAAGTGTTTTTTTAATGGATGGGGTCTCTGTTTTTGGTTTATTAATCTTGTGGCAGTCTAGTTCTGGTCCATTGCCGACGCTCTGCGCTCAGTCACATTAAAATGAGTCCTCCCCCACATGTGGGTTAGTGTCAGTCCATGTTCAATAGTGGTTGGAAAgattatggatatactgacaagatacaTGTCTCTCCGTCCATCCTtcctttggattggtggatacagTATTGTAATCTTATTTTGAATGTTCGTGTTGTTGACGTGAACCCGCCTGTATTCAATGGAAAGACGATATGATATTAGCCTCAAACCCTTTAATATGCATAGCCATCTCGAGGAAACTCTGCTATAaagttttttttcttatttttctcaaagttgacaggatgtcacgtgtcctactGATATCAGTACACTCGTAATAATTTAAGCgtatacaaaaatacaaaaaaccCTTGTTTGGTGGGCGAAAACGCCACCTGCTGGGGGGAGACAGATTTCCACCGAATTGGGCCGCTCCTCCTCTGGTGGTGGTGAGGAGTCAACCCAGGGGgccagggttctggtctaaaaGCACGGTTTCGACTGCTCCTACAGTTTTTTTTGTTTTCGTTACTGCAGTTTAACTGAAGCCCGACCCAGAAAGACAATTTTCGTACACAGTCAAATTTGAAACGTTAGTCATCACCTTTGTGCACAAAACATCCATAAAATTATTTTAAATGTAGCTGAGGCCAAAGATATTTACATTTAATATTCATCCAATGTAGGGCTGGATGATACACATTGTGTGACGATAGAAAAACGTCTTATCGTTTCATATTATGCTGTATAATTTATTTTGTGTCACAAATCACTCTTTACGGCAATATTTTTAGTCAATTGGATAACGCTTTGCACAAACAAACACGGAGGAGAGTGAACGTGACACAGAGCACGGAGACCGTACCTAAAAAAGGGGCAACTTCGGTCTCATGGACGTGGTTTGGGTATGAAAAGTCTGACACGGACCAGAAAACTGTCCTCTACAGAATATGCAGCAGACCAGTCCTGACAACagactcaaacaccactaacctcttaccacCTACACGGTCCTGACAACagactcaaacaccactaacctcttaccacCTACACTGTCCTGACAACagactcaaacaccactaacctcttttacCAGCTACACGGTCCTGACAACagactcaaacaccactaacctcttaccacCTACACGGTCCTGACAACagactcaaacaccactaacctcttaccacCTACACGGTCCTGACAACagactcaaacaccactaacctcttaccacCTACACGGTCCTGACAagactcaaacaccactaacTTCTTTTACCGCCTACACTGTCCAGACAACagactcaaacaccactaacctcttttacCAGCTACACGGTcctgacaacaggctcaaacaccactaacctcttaccacctacacggtcctgacaacaggctcaaacaccactaacctcttttacCAGCTACACGGTCCTGACAACagactcaaacaccactaacctcttaccacCTACACTGTCCTGACAACagactcaaacaccactaacctcttaccacCTACGCAAGAATCATGTGAAACAGAACGGGAAGAGTCTACGGACGAGACACAAAAAAGTACAGTCGAGTGCTCAAAACAAACCCCCGTCTCAGACGTTGCAAGAGGCTTTTGCCCGCGGCACAACATATGGTAAAGAACCAtgaagatggaaggagagaacagctgcAGTTACAACTTACATCTGTAAAGACATGGCACCATTTACACTGTTGGGAAACGGGGGTTTCGTGAGTTGGTGCCAACACTCAACCCAAGGTACCACATGCAAATTGATATgtacacgtattaatgccaaaataacatgcaaaacaggcaagcccccccaaaaatatatatgtattgtaatgaaacaggcagggagcaggcctcaaaccctcgaccttctagcccgaagtccagctCGCTGTCGACTGTGCCCCAAAATCATGCTCAAGCGGCAGAGTCcatttccgcgcttataaacccaggttcgttatatatatattagtatttTAGGCCTATATTTATTTTTGTTTGCAACTATAGTTGAAGTGTTTtctatttacttttttttttaaaagatttTATACattaatattttatattttattacatGCTTAATTGAAAATTTGCACATGttttaaataataaaatatgAGTAGGTACCTTTTTATTTGTTGAGTATAATTCAAAATGTAATAagaaataggcctttacatgtGGTCATTTTATATAAAGTATTTATTCATTGAATTTACAGAAAATGTGCAATATCGTGATATGTATCGTTATCGGGATATGAAATGACCTATATCGGATATGAGATAATGGCCATATCGTCCAATATATGTTTTTGGATGATGTGATGATGCTACTTCCTGTGCACATGGAGTGCTAGTGCGCATGTAATTTTGGTCCATATAACCCGGATATAGACGGTTCATGAATCGGCGTATGCGAACGTGAGTTACCTTGAAAACAACTGGGTGGACATCTTGGACGCAGTCTCCAGTTCTTATTGTACTTCAGGTTCGGCAGCGACTTCACCGTTCATTTATTTTGGGAGAGGCTATACGGACACGCCTGCTGCCCAAATGGATAACTTATGTTGCGCAGCTGAGAGTCAAGTGTGGAGACGAATGGATTCAGTTCAGTCACTGGtcctgatgagcccttcccagctagctagtttatgctggcaacaacagcagcatggcacTAGTAAAATAAAGTGTTTATTTTGATGGGTAAGGGCGGGGGGAAACATGTAGTATTGGTCACCATCTGGATTTGGTCCCATCTCCAATTTGTTTCCTCCCACTTGATTCGATTTGTAGTAGGATAGCAGCCTACACGATAAATAACTTGTGCTTTAGCTGTTACCCTGGCCTGCTATTGGCTACTTCCCTCTCTTTACTGCCAGACAGCAGTCGGCAAGCAGGCCAAAGGTCACTGTGCCCAGTGTTCTTGTGTTGCCGGCTTGAAACGCACACTCTCCCCATTGAGAAGtgtagac
It includes:
- the LOC115122702 gene encoding zinc finger protein 616-like isoform X1 is translated as MATVLHGNENKVLVPWLKMDAVPCSWNTTRVQESFARTKPASDALTKLAKLVAQKQESKSQNQLLPDVCPCVCAECGQGFSDMAELLHHQQGEHALPKRHRCLSCGKEFSLLSSLQLHKCIHDAAPCQVCCGKPQLDAPCNACKASTSDSQSVQDKSLHHQSHHHDSRSYACAPCGKGFSQKQALLHHQQAGCSKSASRTAKVVSPPADSPSPESALSDSSPPDSPPSDSPSPDATSAPVPDRPEQCPLCSKSFRSGAGLACHQRSSHQKEWSISKYLPPKGGTNGVNRRSKQKSQLLSCRSCDMVFPSTAKLYLHRQESHSREKDIRRDPRPLISKRRKRETYPCDVCGKVFLHHLSLKAHVKNHSQEPPSHVQQVGKAAKEPKLAEKMPKKTKRNLSRKMRGTLVKASRGRPKKIPMKEEEGEFPCPSCAEVFSLQSALKEHEELHQPTGSMRHCSVCNQGMSISKKPGAKLRRAYHCVPCLKAFVTLDTFLQHCQDHLVVSGDEERSYSDTDGKI
- the LOC115122702 gene encoding zinc finger protein 616-like isoform X2; translation: MDAVPCSWNTTRVQESFARTKPASDALTKLAKLVAQKQESKSQNQLLPDVCPCVCAECGQGFSDMAELLHHQQGEHALPKRHRCLSCGKEFSLLSSLQLHKCIHDAAPCQVCCGKPQLDAPCNACKASTSDSQSVQDKSLHHQSHHHDSRSYACAPCGKGFSQKQALLHHQQAGCSKSASRTAKVVSPPADSPSPESALSDSSPPDSPPSDSPSPDATSAPVPDRPEQCPLCSKSFRSGAGLACHQRSSHQKEWSISKYLPPKGGTNGVNRRSKQKSQLLSCRSCDMVFPSTAKLYLHRQESHSREKDIRRDPRPLISKRRKRETYPCDVCGKVFLHHLSLKAHVKNHSQEPPSHVQQVGKAAKEPKLAEKMPKKTKRNLSRKMRGTLVKASRGRPKKIPMKEEEGEFPCPSCAEVFSLQSALKEHEELHQPTGSMRHCSVCNQGMSISKKPGAKLRRAYHCVPCLKAFVTLDTFLQHCQDHLVVSGDEERSYSDTDGKI